TCACCCTAGCAACATCGGCACTATACAGTTAAAAGACTGACATAGTTAACCTAACTAACCACTCGCTGCCAAAATAAACACATCCAAAATAAAATAGCAAGTTCCCTAAAATTAGCAGTATGTATCTACCAGGGAACTCTAATTAAGTTACCTGTAATGTGCTGTTATTTACTGGACGATTAGCTTTAATTCTGCAAGAACGCGCTTGATTTCTAGCATTAGTAATCCTTGTTTGGCACTTTCACTAGCTAAGACTAGGAGAACGGCATCTTGACCACAACCAGTTAAAATCCCAAAGCCTTTATTACCTTCTACAAAGATCCGGTCAATAGTGCCTCTGGCTAATTCCATCCCAATTCTTTCGCCCAAGGATAACATAGATGCTGACATCGCTGATACCCGTTCTTCATCCATCCCACCAGGCAAGCTTGCTGCTAAAGGTAGTCCGTCAGGAGTGACAAGTGCTGCTCCTTGTACATCAGTAGTACCGCTAACAAAGTTTTGTAAAACCATGCCGAGTTTTTCTGCGTTAATAGCCATGATGATGATTCTCCGTGATTTTGAATTGGAAAGCGGGTATGAAAGTCAAGTAAATACCGAATTAAACAAACTCTTTTTTACTTGGACGAATATAGTATCCTTTATTCTAAAGGCGTAAATTAAAATACATGATTATCGCCCCTTAAATACACAATTTAGTTCCTGCCTGTTCTTTTGCTACCTTTCCCCATAAGATTACTTATCTTCTTCCTTCTTCCTTCGTGGTTCATTTAGGGACTTCCAAATAAAAAAATGTCCCAAAACTGACGCAAAAATTCTCTCTCTGTGTTCTCTGTGCCTCTGTGGTTCGTTTATTGGGATAATTTATTTCTTGGAAGTCCCTTAATCTATATTTTTTTAATGGGAAAGGAGTAATAGACTTGACTTGATTTTAATTACATCTGAATAACTAAGGAGTTAGGAGTGTAAATGGATGCTGTTTCTCTAGCGCCCTTGTGATTTAAATTATGCCCCAGTCACAATTAACATGATACCGAGAAAATACTGAATTTAGGTTTTCTTATCATTAATATAAGTTAAGACTATATATAAGATTTTTTGGTTAGCTGAGGCTGTGTAACTCATATAGAATAAGCTTTTTAGGCTATTCGACCAGAATCAATACATAGTATCGTCTATTAACGTTTGTCAAGAGTATCCACTCTAATAAACTTTTAGTATTGTGTATTAATTTTATCAAGAATATCAATTTTGTATACATAGACATGATGGTAAAGAAAAGTTACCAGCTAGTAATAACTACTTAAGTAGACTATGTGCTATTTCTTAAAAGTATCTTGTTCTAAGTAGGTAAAAAAACTATTGGCTAGAATAGCAGCTTGTGTGCGATCGCGTAAATTGAGGCAATTCAAAATGTTGGTAACATGATTTTTGACTGTCCCTTCAGAAATGTACAGTTTTTGGGCAATTTCTCGATTATTGTCACCAATAGCAATTAACCGCAAAACTTCCTTTTCTCTAGGGGTGAGTTCTGCTAAATTCGCTGGTACAGATGGTTGGGGAGGAGTAGCAGGAAATTGAGTCATAAGTTTTTTAACTATTCCTGGGCCTAATTGGGAATATCCTTTATCAACCGCACGAATGGCAACGGCTAATTCTTCTGAGGGTGTATCTTTAAGTAAATAACCCATTGCCCCATTTTGAATTGCTGCTTTCACATATTCATCATCATCAAAGGTTGTTAATACAAGCACTTTACTATGGGGAAAGTTTTGATTAATTTCTTTAGTAGCAGCAACTCCATCCATAATTGGCATTCTAATATCCATTAAAATTACATTTGGTTGGAGTTCTCTGACTAAATTAATTGCTATTTGACCATTTTCGGCTTCTCCGACAATTTCTATATCTGGTTCTAATTCTAATAAGGCTCTTAAACCTTGACGAATTAAACTTTGATCATCTACAAGTAAAATGCTAATCATTATTATTTGTCTCTGGGTAAGGGGATATTAACTATTATTTGACAACCAGCATTATAACTACTATGAATATAAAATTCACCTCTTAATGATAAAGTGCGATCGCGCATACTTTGTAAACCAAATCCGGTAGTATTTTGTTCCACATCAAAACCGCTGCCATTATCCTGAATTATTAATTTTAAATTTTCTAAAGTTGTCATTAATTCTAATTTAACTTCTGTAGCTTGTGCATATTTAGAAATATTAGTGAATGATTCTTGAATAATCCGATAAATGGGAGTGCTGATTTCCATAGACAATGGAGCCATAATAGAAATTTGACAATTAGGTAAAACGCCAGTAGAACGCTGAAAATCTGCTGCTAGGATCGGAATTGCTTGTTCTAATGTTTGTCCCTGTAAAGGATGGGATCTCATCGTAGAAACAGATTGACGGACATCTTGTAAGGCTTTTGAACCCAGTTCTTTAGCAGTGGCTAAAAACGTCATAGCTCTAGGTATATCAGATTTTGATAACTTTAAAGCAGTTTCCAATTGAAGATTTAAAGCTGTCAGCGAATGTCCTAAAGAATCATGAATTTCTCTAGCAATGCGGTTACGTTCTTCTAAGGTAGCTTGATTTTCAATTTTTAAAGCATATTGACGGAGTTTTTCATTTGCAATTTCTAGTTTATCTCGACTTTGCCGTTCAGACAAAACAGTATTCATTAATACTAAAACAAATACTAAACTTAAACCAAACAAAACGGCTAAACTAAAACTAAAAAATCTAAATCTTTCTTGAGCTATTGGTGAAAATCTTCCTGGAGGCATCCTTTGTTTAAGGGTAAGTAAAAATAAAACAAATGAGGAAAAGGTAATTGTTAATCGTCCTGGAAGTTGAAAAATCAAACAACTGCGAGTTACTAAAATCAAATAAAGAAAGGGAAAAAGTCTGGCACTTCTACCTCCATAAAAGCCAGTAATTAAGATTAATAATACTTCAATAGCTGTATAAATAATTTTATTGGTTTTATTGTAAGTCGGTAATCTTAAACCCATTAAACCAAAAATTGCCAAACTGCAAATTGTCAGTTCTGGATACATTGCAGAAAAGCGCGGTGAAGGAGATGGCATCAATACCATTAAACCAGAAAATCCTAACAACAGCCATTCTAAATACAGTAGAAATCTAAAAGGATGATTATTAAACTGAATAGGACGATTCATAAATAATTGATAATTGATAATTGACAATTGAAAGTTAAAAATCAAGAAACTTCATACATGAGGACTTAAACGTCTGTCTGACTTAAAATATTTTTATCACAATTAAATGCAAATTGAACAGGGGTAGAATATCTAAATGCTAATGTCATGACTAAAGTAACGGATGTAGACGTGACTTTTGCCTCATATCATTCCTGGATGTTAATCCCTATGATAGAAACATAGAAAACCGACATAACCAAAAGCTAATTATGAAACTGAAGACATTATCACTGATTGCTGGCACTCTGGCTTTGACTTTAATCGCAACTCCCTTTGCAGTTCAAGCACAATCAAGTATACCCTCACCCCAACCTGGTAAGGAAATGCGGGAAAAAGGTCCATTCAAAGGCTTGAATTTGACGACCGAACAAAAAGCGAAAATGAAGGAAATTGGCCGCAATACCCGCGCTCAAATGGAAGCTGTTTTAACTCCTGAACAAAAGACTAAATTACAAGCTGCAATGGCTCAACGTAAGGCTGAATATCAAGCACAACGTCAGCAAGGACAAGGGCAACGTCAGGAAAGACGTGAGAAGAGGGGGAATATTTTTGCTTCTTTGAACTTAACTCAAGCACAAAAAGATCAAATGAAACAAATCAGAGAATCATCAAAACAACAAATACAAGCTGTGTTAACTCCCCAACAGCAAGCGCAAATGAAGCAAATGCGAGAAAATATGCGTTCTCGTCGTCAACAAGATAAACCTCAATAATTCTTAACTATTTAATAAATTAGGGGTGGGCATAAAAGCTCATCTCTTTTTCTAACCAAGTAAGTAAGTCGACGGAGAAATTTATAGTTACGCAATTTACATAAATTGTCTATTTTGTCAAGATATAAGCTAAAGTATCAGAAATTTTGATTCATGTAATTATTTGTTTATTTTTATGAGAGTGATGCAAAATTTATGTACTATTAAGTAAAGAAAGATAACAAGGAATTACTTCATGCCCTATACAAACGAAGAACGCGGTCTTCTCAATAATTTTGCTAAAGAACCCAAGGTTTATCAAGCTGAACCTCCTACAAACAGTCAAAAGCTTACTTATATTATATTAGGAATTGCGGGGGTACTTTTAATTGGGGGGGTAATTTTTGTGGCCTTCTCTGTTTCTAATGTTAGTTAATTGCCAAAATGTCCTATAAATTTTAAATTTTCCGGAGATCAGGTTCTTATTTTTATCAAGAGCCTGGTTTTTTTGTTAGAATGGGAAAATACAAATATAGTTAGCAATTTTTTGACATTCTAGCCCGCAAAACGTGATTCATCCTGAAAAAGAACACATCTGAGTGAAAATTAAAGTTATGAGATGTGACATTAATATTTAATTTATTCAATCAGGATGTATACAGAAAAAAAGGCTAAAACCCAAGTAAATACAAACGTGAATGAAACTGTACACACAGAAAACATTAGTTTGAATCGGCAAGTATATCAACGCCTAAAACTTGCCCTGAGTCTGGGTTTACGTAGACAAATTTTATTTGCTATATGTGATGATTTACATTTAAGAAATCGGATAGCAGCCCGATTGCATTCAACCCTTGCTTATCCGGTGGGTAAGGTATTATATCAAAGAGCCAATTCGGGGAATTTTAGCACTCCAGCTTATCCGCGATTAGTTACTTTGCGTTTAGATGTAAGCGATCCTAATCCTATAGCGCAGATCAATCAATGGTTAGCTAATTATCCACCTCCGCTGATGGGGAAATCAACAGATAATCCCGGTCGTCCCTTACCAATCCCTGCATTTCAAATTGTCGGGGTGGAAATGCTGACTAAAGAACCAGTAGCAGTACAACGGTTATTTTTGAATTATCTCCGCTTAGGTGAACAGCACTTATCTGGTGATGAATCTAGCCGCTTTTTAGAATCAAGTTTGTTATTTTGGGTTTCTCGTCCTTGGTTGTCTACAATTCAGCAATCAGCACCCAAATTTTGGCATTATCGAACGGGTGTATTTGTGTTTGCGGGAGAACCAACACCAACTATAGAGAATAGAGGTTATTCAGAGGTTTTAGCGGATTCTCGGAGTTTAGACCGGGAAAATTTAGATCATTTATTTGTTAATGAAGAGAAAATCTCTCCAGATATCCAACAAATAAATAAACCGGATTTGCCTTTAACTGCAACTACAGATTCAGTCACAGAAATACCAGACGTGCCTGCTGTTCAATCTTCTCAAATAACCAATAATCAAAGTTTCTTGTCCTTGTCTCATATTAACGAGGAGTTGCAAAAATTAATTCAGGCAACAATAAATGCTGATGATAGTGATCAAATTCAACAAATACTCTGGGAAATTGAACAATTACACATTCAAAAAGCTACTGAAGAGGAATTAGCGATTCCTTCGGGGCGCCTCGCTATCGCTTATCAGAATCTGGGTAATTTCTATCGGTTGCAGATTGAGCAAGGACAACCAACCATAGAAAACTTAATGATAGCAATTCTGGCTTATCAGGAAGCGGTGAGCCATGATGAAAGTTCTCCACAACTTCCCGACATTTTGAATGATTTGGGGACACTTTACTGGATGTTGCACCGCATCCCTGATAATTCTGAAGAAGCGAAAATTTATATTCAGCAAGGAATAGATTTTTATAAGTTAGCACTCAAGTTGATTACAGGTGATATTCAGCCAGAAACTTATGCTCGGATTCAAAATAACATTGGTACTGCCTATGGTGATTTGGCTCGGTTTGCTGACGCAGTAGAAAACTGGAATTGGGCAATTGTTGCTTACAATGAAGCACTTCGTTACCGACAGGAGGAGATAGAACCATTAAAATATGCTGCTTGTCAAAATAACTTAGGTACAGCGTACTGGCATCTAGGACAGTATAATCAGCCTGTGGAACATCTCACAAAAGCGATCGCTGCTTATAAATTAGCCATTGTTCACTATAAACCGGCGGATGAACCCCTCAAATATGGGATGATTCAGAATAATATTGGTACAGCTTATTGGAATCTTTCCCAATATGAACAACCAAAAGAAAATCTCCAGTTAGCAATTCAGGTTTATAATGAAGCACTAAAATATCGCACATCTTTTGATGTTCCTCAATCCTATGCTGCTACTCAAAATAATCTGGGTATCGCTTATTGGCATCTAGCAAATCAGCCCCAAAGGACAAAGGAAGATCAACAAAAACTCGTAAAATTATGTATTCATGCTTATGAAGAAGCTGTGAATATAGCTCACTCACTTATTAGTGTATCTTTGAATTTTGATTTATATGTGACACATAATAATTTAGGATTAGCTCATCATTACTTAGTGACAGATGTATCTTTTATTGGTGACAAAAAAACACTTTCTCAACACTTAGAAGCTGCTTTAGAAAATCATTTACACGCGTTAAGTGGATTTGATAGACAAACAGAAAATTATCAAACAACAATCAGTTACATTATTAACACAATTCGTGCTTTCCATAATAAGTTAGGAATTCAAGGACAAAATTTAGCTTTGTCTAAACTTCCAGGACAATTGTTGCCAGATGTTTTGCCGAAGTTATAAATTGATAATTAATTTATAAATTAATAATTGGTGATATGAAAGAAATAGTTTTAGGGGTTCGCAATCTACAAGTTGAATTTATCAGTGATAGCAGTAATGTCAAAGCTATTGATGATATTAGCTTCCAGTTACATCAAGGTGAAACTCTGGGAATAGTGGGAGAGTCTGGGAGTGGAAAGTCAGTTACAGCTTTAGCAATCATGGGTTTGTTGCAATATCCTGGAAAAGTAACTAGAGGGGAAATTTTCTTTTCGCGGACAAATAACCAACCCCTGGATTTATTAACATTATCACCTCAAGAAATGCAGCTTTATCGAGGTGGTGATATTGCAATGATTTTCCAAGAACCGATGACTTCTTTAAATCCGGTTTATAGTATCGGTTTTCAGTTGCAAGAAGCAATTATGCGACATCAAAATGTAAATGCAATTGCAGCGAAAAGAATTGCGATTGCGGGTTTACAAGAAGTTAAACTTTTACCTAGTGATGAGCAAATTCAAGAACAATATATTAATAATGATTTGTCTGAATCAGGGAGTTTTAAATTAGCACAATTGGTGAAAGAACACAAAGAAGCAATGCTGGAACGCTATCCTCATCAACTATCTGGGGGACAATTGCAACGAGTGATGATTGCAATGGCAATTTCTTGTAATCCCTCTGTATTAATTGCTGACGAGCCAACTACAGCTTTAGATGTAACTGTGCAAGCGACAATTTTAGCATTGTTGTATGAATTACAACAAAGTCGCAATATGGCAATGATTTTTATTAGCCATGACTTGGGGTTAATTTCGGAAATTACTGACCAAGTGGCAGTGATGTATAAAGGTAAAATTGTGGAATATGGTGCTGCTGCACAAATTTTCAACAATCCCCAACATCCTTATACTAAAGGACTTGTAGCTTGTCGTCCTAGTTTGAACCGTCGTCCCCACAAACTGCTGACTGTTTCTGACTATATGAGTGTCACAGAAGATGAATTTGGCAAAGTCATAATTCAGGCTAAAGAACCCGCACAACCATCGGAAATTACTAGGGAAGAGATTAATCAAAGATTAGCAAATAACAGTGCAAAACAACCTCTGTTGACAGTTCGTAACTTGGAAGTTGGTTTTCCAGTTCGGGGAGTATTTGGAGCCACAAAACGTTACCATAAGGCGGTAAATGGCGTTTCTTTTGATGTCTTTCCGGGAGAAACTTTGGGATTGGTGGGGGAATCGGGTTGCGGTAAAACTACTTTGGGTAGAACCCTGCTGCGATTAATCGAACCGATGAGCGGTAAAATATTCTTTGATGGACAAGATATTACTCACTTGACTGGGAAAACTTTGCAGCACTTACGACGGGAAATGCAAATTATTTTCCAAAATCCTTTTAGTTCCCTCAACCCCCGGATGAAAGTTGGGGAAGCGATTATTGAACCCCTATTGATTCATGGTGTGGGTAAGTCAAAACAACAGCAACAAGCTAGGGTTGTGGAACTTTTAGAAAGGGTGGGTTTAAGTGCAGATGATCAGAAAAAGTATCCTCATCAATTTTCAGGTGGTCAGCGTCAACGGGTTTGTATTGCTCGCGCTTTAGCTTTGAATCCTAAGTTTATTATCTGCGATGAGTCTGTTTCTGCTTTGGATGTGTCAGTGCAAGCACAGGTTTTAAATTTATTAAAAGAATTGCAAGCGGATTTTCAACTAACTTATATCTTTATTTCCCATGATTTAAGTGTAGTGAAATTTTTGAGCGATCGCATTTTGGTGATGAACCAAGGAAAAATTGTGGAATCAGGGACATCTGAAAGTATCTATTTAGAACCAAAGGAAGAATATACGCAAAAATTAATTGCTGCAATTCCTACTGGTAGTCCTGAACGGATCAGAAATCGGCACAATTAAATAATAAAAGTGTACACACATCTCTAGACAGGATGCTAAACGTGATCCGATCCCCCTAAATCCCCCTTAAAAAGGGGGACTTTGAAGAATTTAGCCCCCCTTTTTAAGGGGGGTTGGGGGGATCTAAACGTTGTGGGGCAACTCTAGAAGACTTGTGTGTACACTGTAGGCTTGCGGGGAGGGGGCTAAGATGTACCTCATAAGAGCGCAAACCGCTGTATCGTACTTTCTTTCATTAACCAAATAATCACAAAGAGAATTTACATCTTGATTAAGTTGGGAATTGCGATCTAATTTCAATACTTTACAAGTAGATTTTCAAGCATCCGTTAATTCATTATAACGTTGATTCGCTCTTTCCCTGGTCAGAAACGTATTTAACGCCCCCATAAACTCAGGAAAGCCAGTTTTGCTTAAACAAATAGAAATCTCAGAACGAACTTGAGCAACCCGTTCTAAATCATTAATAAATTGGTCAGTTCCCACTTGATTATTCATGATAATGCCACTTTATTTAATATTCTTAAATTTAGATTCTAGAAAAAGTTTATAAACCAGAAAAGCCAAAGCCCCAAACATTACAATTCCTGCCAAAGCTGAGGCTACTTTCACTGCAACTATAGTTGCCACAGCCAAACCAAAAAGCTGTCCACCAAGAATTACTTTTCTCAGCCAAGATTTTTGAGATTGTGCTGGTTGGTGTTTTTGCGTTTGATAGAAAGGTGCATCAATACCATGGATTTGATCATCCATTTCGCGCAGTCGCTTTTCTACCTGACGTTGAAGGTCTTGATTATGTTCATGGGGAGATTTCATCAGCGTCCACCTTGTTTAGGACATTATCGATTATATTATATGATAATTTGTACCAGGAAATTCACAAAGCATATTATCATTGCTGCATTTAGTTTAGATTCAAGATTGTGTCCTGGCTTTTCGGAAATTATGGGGAAAAAGATCACAATAGGATTTCGTTAAATGTCAAAATTTGATAGCGTTCGCGAAGCGTCCCGGAGGGAACTAGCGCTGCTGCAAGCAGATCGGGAATAACTCAGGTAGATTCAACATGAATATCAAAAATGGATTTATTGGTACGATTGGTAACACACCTCTAATTCGCTTGAACAGTTTTAGTGAAGAAACAGGTTGTGAAATCCTGGCCAAAGCCGAATTTCTTAACCCTGGTGGTTCTGTGAAAGATCGGGCTGCACTTTACATTATCGAAGACGCAGAAAAAAAAGGACTCCTCAAACCTGGAGGTACAGTAGTAGAAGGAACTGCGGGTAATACGGGTATTGGACTAGCACATATCTGCAATGTCAAAGGTTACAAATGCTTGATTTTTATTCCCAATACCCAATCTCAAGAAAAAATTGATGCTTTGACTACCTTGGGTGCGGAAGTTCGTCCTGTTCCGGCTGTACCTTACAAAGATCCGAATAATTACGTCAAACTATCTGGTAAGATTGCGGCGGAAATGGAAAACGCCATTTGGGCTAATCAGTTTGATAATTTAGCCAATCGTGTTGCCCATTATGAAACCACAGGTAGAGAGATTTGGCAACAGACAGGCGGTAAAATTGATGGTTGGGTGGCGGCCACTGGTACGGGTGGTACTTATGCTGGTGTGGCTATGTACCTCAAGGATCAAAATCCGGGCGTTAAATGTGTAGTTGCTGATCCTTTGGGTAGTGGACTATATAGCTATATCAAAACTGGGGAAATCAAAATGGAAGGAAATTCTATTACTGAAGGTATTGGTAATAGTAGAATTACCGCTAATATGGAAAGCGCACCTATTGATGATGCGATCCAAATTGATGATTCTGAAGCCTTGCGAGTGGTTTATCAACTATTAAGAAAAGATGGTTTATTAATGGGTGGTTCAACGGGAATTAATGTCGGTGCGGCTGTGGCTTTAGCTAAACAATTAGGACCAGGACATACTATTGTGACTATCTTATGTGACAGTGGTTCTCGCTATCAATCACGGATATTTAATAGTGAATGGTTAGCAAGTAAAGGATTAGTTATCAATTAGGATTTTTTTACTTATCTGTTATGAGGTACATCATAGCCCCCTCCTCGCTTGCGGGGAGGGGGTTGGGGGTGGGGTTCATGTACCTCACTCAATCAAAAATCGTTGTAATCTTACTTTAGTTACTGGTAATTTGTCTCATTACCAAATAATTCAAGATTTAGGCTATTCACTAATACTAGATAACTGGCGTTTATAGTCAAAATGGTGATGAATGAATTAATATCAAATATCTCAAATCAGGAACAACCTCTTCCTATTTGTGTCCAAGTATGTCAACATCGTACTTGTAGGAAACAAGGTGCAGCAGAAGTATTAGCGGCTTTACAAGCTTTACCTATACTTAATGTGACAGTTATACCAAGTGGCTGCTTAGGTCAATGTGGTAATGGGCCAATGGTGTTAGTGTTACCGGAGATGGTTTGGTATTGTCGGGTTTTACCCCAAGAAATACCTAGATTGGTAGAACAACATTTATTAAGTGGTAAAAGAGTTAAGAAAATGCTTTATTATCGGTTTCATCCCCACGGGTAAACTAACTGAAAATATATAAATCCTTTAATTTAGCACAAATGCAGTGAGGGAATGAATGGATATTCAGCATCTACGTCAATCATTAAAAATCAAGTGGCTGAGTTATTACGAACAAAATCGTGCTTGGCTAGTAAAAATGCGAATTTGGAAAGATTATGATGGTATACGCCGACCTTCTTCTGGGTACATTTTAGCAACTTTATCTACTTTAGAACCAGAGCTAAAAAAAATCCTGCCTTTTATTTTGGATTTAAACAATGATCCTGATCAAATAATTGTGGCTTTGCATTTACACTTCAATCCTGAACAGGAGTTAAAATTATTAAAAGCCCAGCATTCTACAGCCAGAAATGAGATTGTTAGTACGTCTCCTGCTCATATACATTTAATAGATTCACCTATCTCCAAAGAACGTAAACAGGTGTTATTGAAAATGTCTACAAGTGTTTCCGTGATGGCTGTTGCTACGCCGGTGCATCATCATTCTTCTGTTAAGTTACCTGTGGGACTGGAAAGGGAGCAAATAGACAAACGATTTATCAATACTAGAATTCCCGTCCAAAATATTCCCGGTGTTTCATCTACCCATAGCAGTATTTTTCCGTCTTGGATAGATGAATTGTGTCCAGGTAGAGGAAATAGATAATCATTACAGCGATTCTTGATTGAATGAGGTACATGAACCCCACCCCCAACCCCCTCCCCGCTTGCGAGGAGGGGGCTATGATGTATCTTATAACAGCATCATCTATATTATTGTGAAAGTATTGGGTTTTCTCAACTTTGTCGCGGGTCTTCATCTGGTGGATGCCAACCTGTCCAGTTCTAATATTCCAGTTAATTCAGCTTGTTCTGTTGTATTTAACATTCCTGCTTTGTTTTTATCAACAAGTTCTTCTAACCTAGATTGTAATTCTGGAGTGAATTTAAACAAATTCAAATTTCTGACTTTGCTGATTTCAATTCCAGATTCTATCCAGTATGAGGGTTGAATCATTACTTGAGTCATCATAGAATTATCTTAATAATTTTGATAACCTTTATATTATAACATAATCAATAATGAAAATATTGATTATGTTATAATATTTTTTGTCTGATAGCGTAGCGTGGCGCAAGCCATATCAGGATAACCAGGATTAGAGGATTTTCAGGATGTGGTTGTTTGATTGTCTATAATATATACAGATTTTGGGATAATAGATAAGTTATCAGTTAAATTATCCGCTGTTAATTCTTGACTATTACTGTAACTGGATTTTATAATCTTCAAATCTTCACAGACAATTTATCAATAATCCTGTACATCCTAAAATCCTGGACATCCTGATTCAGACAATTACAATTTCAGCATCCCACCAACAACCTACAAATTACCATCCTGTAAATTCATGAACACATCTCATACCCAAAATCTAAAATTAGACGAAATTACATATATAATCAATGGATGTGCAATGAAAATACACCGAACTTTGGGAAATGGTTTTCAGGAGGTTATTTATCAAAGATGTATGGAAATTGAACTTAAAAAATCAGGTTTAAGTTTTGGAAGGGAGGTGGAACAAACAATTTATTATGAAGGAATTGAAGTAGGAACACGCAGGGCGGATTTTATAGTTGAAAATCAGGTTGTGGTGGAGTTAAAAGCGGTTATTTCTTTAGAAGATGTTCATTTAGCGCAAGCGAAGAATTATTTGGTAGCTTATAATTTTCCTGTGGGATTATTGATTAATTTTGGTGGGTTGAAGTTGGAATACAAGAAGGTTTTTAATCCTAGATTTCAGGGTTAATTTGTCTGATAGCGAAGCGTGGCGAAGCCATATCAGGATAACCAGGATTAGAGGATTTTCAGGATGTGGTTGTTTGATTGTCTATAATATATACAGATTTTGGGATAATAGATAAGTTATCAGTTAAATTATCCGCTGTTAATTCTTGACTATTACTATAACTGGATTTTATAATCTTCAAATC
The window above is part of the Dolichospermum sp. DET69 genome. Proteins encoded here:
- a CDS encoding cysteine synthase A; amino-acid sequence: MNIKNGFIGTIGNTPLIRLNSFSEETGCEILAKAEFLNPGGSVKDRAALYIIEDAEKKGLLKPGGTVVEGTAGNTGIGLAHICNVKGYKCLIFIPNTQSQEKIDALTTLGAEVRPVPAVPYKDPNNYVKLSGKIAAEMENAIWANQFDNLANRVAHYETTGREIWQQTGGKIDGWVAATGTGGTYAGVAMYLKDQNPGVKCVVADPLGSGLYSYIKTGEIKMEGNSITEGIGNSRITANMESAPIDDAIQIDDSEALRVVYQLLRKDGLLMGGSTGINVGAAVALAKQLGPGHTIVTILCDSGSRYQSRIFNSEWLASKGLVIN
- a CDS encoding GxxExxY protein, with product MNTSHTQNLKLDEITYIINGCAMKIHRTLGNGFQEVIYQRCMEIELKKSGLSFGREVEQTIYYEGIEVGTRRADFIVENQVVVELKAVISLEDVHLAQAKNYLVAYNFPVGLLINFGGLKLEYKKVFNPRFQG
- a CDS encoding (2Fe-2S) ferredoxin domain-containing protein, coding for MNELISNISNQEQPLPICVQVCQHRTCRKQGAAEVLAALQALPILNVTVIPSGCLGQCGNGPMVLVLPEMVWYCRVLPQEIPRLVEQHLLSGKRVKKMLYYRFHPHG